In Daphnia magna isolate NIES linkage group LG5, ASM2063170v1.1, whole genome shotgun sequence, a single genomic region encodes these proteins:
- the LOC116923639 gene encoding FYVE and coiled-coil domain-containing protein 1 isoform X3: protein MTHVITHVISVKRQWHKLIIPNPASSLLFRQRCKIPKKSADYEDKKYSNQKRSPMYCVKSLKTVFDDTQFPIDDDNVMLHRLGDRLEFLLHVGLRQSSGVFSRSRSPWHYINSCLSKLKTNHDGIHFVRGLSELKTPTGKLRSFLRFCLVHQCLADTLQQCTLCDDVTSEYYSANSLFSQQTWKSSFISSLYELNDIQYDLAPTGFDLDVGWPTFARKQFGSFNWSRQQRSSSRLSLSLLSASESQSVNSFHSELTSPLCTGPLNSTMTSSIGSSSPSPPPDPHEISRLISTIRQITEDKEELKIQLDSLCRQLGEERENGKKDREQMEVERRQYQEKTIELERRLELAHKQVSPQTLESLRQAEALGRKMLAARDGEVELLKAQLVSTEAKVDALKERQELQKVIVMGEVRKMANEMAATELQLKKWKKLALDWAQIEHMDDIKLDSIKELEGAEELGKKLKELLSAQQTAAKELDAIKEANMSLVRALAQHDHQLSTVTSQLDQTWVWFSKLKTQASQLQTDESVMRYDLKEKRKLLNSLKEQLEVSKQQWDRIRNQNHANQEEWQSFRNELDGRKVTGATAIAQKEVEPEQVEVEREQPAFVPPIDLVSDIVPNQVVTDDDELPVPESSTSADGREERLQLMEQQCRSLYAKLVNSTSRNAALVSRLANLHQHYSIKEEQPSSPTMSAPPESLVEKVVDQGEDAERVILEKDRQLAVVTEELKAIKFDQTTRQLEKEKENQHWNFLLQAYQQQEEQLKLALTQLADNGQLIGSLQLQLSTLTGRNQEERQSLDAQFRQMELSLMTRNEECEGLVNEIRSTVAEMDQLRTSYIELQEKFKCCQEAESQARSDNQLLREESLMLRDKIVQLIKEKDCLWQRSDRLLHLQRIQATDQWVADGSIRDCQSCQSRFTIFVRRHHCRLCGRIFCHSCSDYWLKIASSSRPTRTCHECFAIHRQFSQPGATAQLSELPLAEPPEAIDLNTQPVVVQQPQSDGGTLAEPCAGFSVISDDEIVQSLNDSSPYSSPKNGPINKNIRTAAVRTFTSLVHDVVDETVPSESFVSAGMIYRIPIQVERPACTLHWKFKTDPRSIAFAVVGAEDGNQGDDSLTRVIVETALHKSEEDFVCGQAELPLSGLYYVYFDNSYSRFSANKVTFHLRLAAPSSPI from the exons ATGACTCATGTTATAACTCATGTCATCTCAGTCAAAAGGCAATGGCATAAGCTAATAATTCCTAACCCGGCGAGCTCACTACTATTTCGGCAACGCTGCAAAATACCAAAGAAATCAGCTGACTATGAGGACAAGAAATATTCGAACCAAAAAAGAAGTCCCATGT ATTGTGTAAAAAGTTTAAAGACCGTATTTGATGACACACAATTTCCAATTGATGATGACAATGTCATGCTTCATCGTCTTGGCGACAGGTTGGAATTTTTGCTTCATGTTGGACTAAGGC AAAGTTCTGGTGTGTTTAGTCGATCAAGAAGTCCTTGGCATTACATAAATTCGTGCCTTAGCAAGTTGAAAACCAATCACGATGGAATCCATTTCGTCAGAGGATTATCTGAG cttaaGACTCCTACAGGGAAACTTCGTTCTTTTCTCAGATTTTGCCTTGTACATCAATGCCTGGCAGACACTTTGCAGCAATGCACACTGTGTGATGATGTAACCAGTGAATATTACAGTgcaaattctttattttcacAACAAACTTGGAAATCAAGTTTTATCTCATCACTCTATGAACTCAACGACATTCAGTACGACCTAGCTCCGACCGGCTTCGATTTGGATGTCGGATGGCCTACTTTTGCTCG GAAGCAGTTTGGCAGCTTCAACTGGAGCAGACAACAACGATCCTCCTCGAGGCTCTCTCTCAGTCTACTCTCCGCCTCAGAATCTCAG AGCGTCAATAGCTTTCACAGTGAACTGACTTCGCCTTTGTGCACTGGCCCGTTAAACTCAACCATGACCAGTAGCATTGGCTCGAGTAGTCCGTCTCCGCCGCCGGATCCGCATGAAATCAGTCGGCTTATTTCTACCATACGCCAAATTACGGAGGATAAAGAggaattaaaaattcaattggATTCTCTTTGCAGACAGTTGGGCGAG gaaagagaaaatggaaaaaaggaCCGGGAACAGATGGAGGTGGAACGACGTCAGTACCAAGAAAAGACAATTGAATTGGAGCGACGCTTGGAACTAGCCCACAAGCAGGTGAGCCCACAAACACTTGAAAGTTTGCGACAGGCGGAAGCACTGGGCAGGAAGATGCTGGCCGCCCGAGATGGAGAGGTTGAATTGCTCAAGGCTCAGTTGGTTTCCACCGAGGCTAAAGTGGATGCGTTAAAAGAACGACAGGAATTGCAAAAGGTTATCGTTATGGGGGAGGTACGTAAGATGGCCAACGAAATGGCTGCGACGGAATTGCAACtcaagaaatggaaaaaattggCTCTTGACTGGGCCCAAATCGAGCATATGGATGATATTAAACTAGACTCTATTAAAGAATTGGAAGGAGCCGAAGAGCTGGGCAAAAAACTGAAGGAGCTGTTGAGCGCCCAGCAGACAGCCGCCAAAGAATTAGATGCCATCAAAGAGGCTAACATGTCGCTGGTGAGGGCCTTAGCACAACACGATCATCAGCTGTCGACAGTGACGAGCCAGTTAGATCAAACCTGGGTCTGGTTCTCCAAACTGAAGACACAGGCAAGTCAATTACAGACGGACGAATCGGTGATGCGCTACGATTTGAAGGAGAAACGAAAACTTCTCAACAGTTTAAAAGAACAATTGGAAGTGTCCAAACAGCAATGGGACCGTATTCGCAACCAGAATCACGCCAATCAAGAAGAATGGCAGTCCTTTCGAAACGAATTGGACGGTCGGAAAGTGACGGGCGCAACGGCGATTGCACAGAAGGAAGTAGAACCAGAACAAGTTGAGGTGGAAAGGGAACAACCAGCCTTTGTTCCTCCTATCGATTTAGTGTCGGACATTGTTCCTAATCAAGTAGTAACCGACGATGATGAATTGCCTGTACCGGAATCATCGACTTCAGCAGACGGAAGAGAAGAACGTTTGCAATTGATGGAGCAGCAATGTCGCTCTCTTTACGCCAAACTCGTCAATTCCACTAGCCGGAATGCTGCGTTGGTTAGCCGACTTGCAAATCTTCATCAGCATTATTCCATCAAAGAAGAACAACCGTCTTCTCCAACAATGTCTGCCCCGCCGGAGAGTTTGGTTGAAAAAGTGGTCGATCAA GGGGAAGATGCCGAACGAGTGATTCTGGAGAAAGATCGCCAATTGGCGGTCGTAACGGAAGAACTGAAAGCCATCAAATTCGACCAAACGACTCGTCAGttggaaaaagagaaagaaaatcag CATtggaattttcttcttcaggcCTACCAGCAACAGGAGGAACAACTCAAATTGGCTCTCACTCAATTAGCAGATAATGGCCAGCTGATTGGATCGTTGCAGCTCCAGTTGAGCACATTGACAGGTCGCAATCAGGAAGAACGCCAGTCATTGGATGCTCAATTCCGGCAAATGGAACTCTCTTTGATGACTCGAAACGAAGAATGCGAAGGTTTAGTCAATGAAATCCGCTCC ACGGTTGCGGAAATGGATCAATTGAGGACATCGTACATAGAGTTGCAAGAGAAATTCAAATGCTGTCAAGAAGCTGAATCTCAAGCCAGGTCTGACAATCAATTGTTGCGGGAAGAATCGCTCATGTTGCGTGACAAAATCGTCCAACTCATCAA ggaaaaggatTGTCTGTGGCAGCGCAGTGACCGACTTTTGCATTTACAAAGGATTCAGGCGACAGACCAATGGGTAGCTGATGGATCTATTCGTGATTGTCAGAGCTGTCAGTCTCGTTTCACCATTTTTGTCCGCCGTCATCATTGTCGCTTGTGTGGTCGCATCTTTTGCCATTCTTGTTCTGATTATTGGCTGAAAATTGCTTCCAGCTCGCGACCCACGCGTACATGTCACGAATGTTTTGCTATCCATCGACAGTTTAGCCAACCGGGCGCCACTGCCCAGCTGAGCGAACTCCCACTGGCTGAGCCCCCGGAAGCTATAGATCTGAATACTCAACCAGTTGTCGTTCAACAGCCACAATCCGATGGTGGGACATTGGCGGAACCTTGCGCTGGATTCAGCGTCATCAGCGACGATGAGATTGTTCAATCCCTCAACGACTCGAGTCCTTACAGCAGCCCTAAGAATGGCCCTATTAA CAAAAACATCCGCACGGCAGCCGTACGCACTTTCACTTCGTTGGTTCATGATGTGGTAGATGAAACTGTCCCGTCTGAATCCTTCGTCAGCGCAGGAATGATTTATCGGATTCCGATCCAGGTCGAACGGCCTGCTTGCACTCTCCATTGGAAATTCAAAACCGATCCGAGG AGCATCGCGTTCGCTGTTGTGGGAGCTGAGGATGGCAATCAAGGCGATGACTCTTTAACGCGAGTGATCGTCGAAACAGCTCTGCATAAATCGGAAGAGGATTTTGTGTGCGGGCAGGCTGAATTGCCCCTCTCTGGACTTTATTACGTCTACTTTGACAACAGCTACTCCCGTTTCTCTGCCAACAAAGTCACCTTTCATCTGCGTTTGGCAGCTCCCAGCTCGCCCATTTGA
- the LOC116923639 gene encoding FYVE and coiled-coil domain-containing protein 1 isoform X1: MLLNSCFKKSLRMDELFLVPKTDCTTLPPYLFFHFATLHRVTLRRSVHVRCSQLPLSQHGAKFGTKTTDETTAVKRQWHKLIIPNPASSLLFRQRCKIPKKSADYEDKKYSNQKRSPMYCVKSLKTVFDDTQFPIDDDNVMLHRLGDRLEFLLHVGLRQSSGVFSRSRSPWHYINSCLSKLKTNHDGIHFVRGLSELKTPTGKLRSFLRFCLVHQCLADTLQQCTLCDDVTSEYYSANSLFSQQTWKSSFISSLYELNDIQYDLAPTGFDLDVGWPTFARKQFGSFNWSRQQRSSSRLSLSLLSASESQSVNSFHSELTSPLCTGPLNSTMTSSIGSSSPSPPPDPHEISRLISTIRQITEDKEELKIQLDSLCRQLGEERENGKKDREQMEVERRQYQEKTIELERRLELAHKQVSPQTLESLRQAEALGRKMLAARDGEVELLKAQLVSTEAKVDALKERQELQKVIVMGEVRKMANEMAATELQLKKWKKLALDWAQIEHMDDIKLDSIKELEGAEELGKKLKELLSAQQTAAKELDAIKEANMSLVRALAQHDHQLSTVTSQLDQTWVWFSKLKTQASQLQTDESVMRYDLKEKRKLLNSLKEQLEVSKQQWDRIRNQNHANQEEWQSFRNELDGRKVTGATAIAQKEVEPEQVEVEREQPAFVPPIDLVSDIVPNQVVTDDDELPVPESSTSADGREERLQLMEQQCRSLYAKLVNSTSRNAALVSRLANLHQHYSIKEEQPSSPTMSAPPESLVEKVVDQGEDAERVILEKDRQLAVVTEELKAIKFDQTTRQLEKEKENQAYQQQEEQLKLALTQLADNGQLIGSLQLQLSTLTGRNQEERQSLDAQFRQMELSLMTRNEECEGLVNEIRSTVAEMDQLRTSYIELQEKFKCCQEAESQARSDNQLLREESLMLRDKIVQLIKEKDCLWQRSDRLLHLQRIQATDQWVADGSIRDCQSCQSRFTIFVRRHHCRLCGRIFCHSCSDYWLKIASSSRPTRTCHECFAIHRQFSQPGATAQLSELPLAEPPEAIDLNTQPVVVQQPQSDGGTLAEPCAGFSVISDDEIVQSLNDSSPYSSPKNGPINKNIRTAAVRTFTSLVHDVVDETVPSESFVSAGMIYRIPIQVERPACTLHWKFKTDPRSIAFAVVGAEDGNQGDDSLTRVIVETALHKSEEDFVCGQAELPLSGLYYVYFDNSYSRFSANKVTFHLRLAAPSSPI, translated from the exons ATGTTGCTAAATagctgttttaaaaaaagcttACGGATGGATGAATTATTTCTTGTGCCAAAGACAGACTGTACCACGCTACCACCGTACCTATTCTTCCATTTTGCTACTCTACACAGAGTAACTCTACGACGTAGCGTTCACGTACGATGTTCTCAATTACCGCTAAGTCAGCATGGGGCCAAGTTCGGGACAAAGACGACAGATGAGACGACAGCAG TCAAAAGGCAATGGCATAAGCTAATAATTCCTAACCCGGCGAGCTCACTACTATTTCGGCAACGCTGCAAAATACCAAAGAAATCAGCTGACTATGAGGACAAGAAATATTCGAACCAAAAAAGAAGTCCCATGT ATTGTGTAAAAAGTTTAAAGACCGTATTTGATGACACACAATTTCCAATTGATGATGACAATGTCATGCTTCATCGTCTTGGCGACAGGTTGGAATTTTTGCTTCATGTTGGACTAAGGC AAAGTTCTGGTGTGTTTAGTCGATCAAGAAGTCCTTGGCATTACATAAATTCGTGCCTTAGCAAGTTGAAAACCAATCACGATGGAATCCATTTCGTCAGAGGATTATCTGAG cttaaGACTCCTACAGGGAAACTTCGTTCTTTTCTCAGATTTTGCCTTGTACATCAATGCCTGGCAGACACTTTGCAGCAATGCACACTGTGTGATGATGTAACCAGTGAATATTACAGTgcaaattctttattttcacAACAAACTTGGAAATCAAGTTTTATCTCATCACTCTATGAACTCAACGACATTCAGTACGACCTAGCTCCGACCGGCTTCGATTTGGATGTCGGATGGCCTACTTTTGCTCG GAAGCAGTTTGGCAGCTTCAACTGGAGCAGACAACAACGATCCTCCTCGAGGCTCTCTCTCAGTCTACTCTCCGCCTCAGAATCTCAG AGCGTCAATAGCTTTCACAGTGAACTGACTTCGCCTTTGTGCACTGGCCCGTTAAACTCAACCATGACCAGTAGCATTGGCTCGAGTAGTCCGTCTCCGCCGCCGGATCCGCATGAAATCAGTCGGCTTATTTCTACCATACGCCAAATTACGGAGGATAAAGAggaattaaaaattcaattggATTCTCTTTGCAGACAGTTGGGCGAG gaaagagaaaatggaaaaaaggaCCGGGAACAGATGGAGGTGGAACGACGTCAGTACCAAGAAAAGACAATTGAATTGGAGCGACGCTTGGAACTAGCCCACAAGCAGGTGAGCCCACAAACACTTGAAAGTTTGCGACAGGCGGAAGCACTGGGCAGGAAGATGCTGGCCGCCCGAGATGGAGAGGTTGAATTGCTCAAGGCTCAGTTGGTTTCCACCGAGGCTAAAGTGGATGCGTTAAAAGAACGACAGGAATTGCAAAAGGTTATCGTTATGGGGGAGGTACGTAAGATGGCCAACGAAATGGCTGCGACGGAATTGCAACtcaagaaatggaaaaaattggCTCTTGACTGGGCCCAAATCGAGCATATGGATGATATTAAACTAGACTCTATTAAAGAATTGGAAGGAGCCGAAGAGCTGGGCAAAAAACTGAAGGAGCTGTTGAGCGCCCAGCAGACAGCCGCCAAAGAATTAGATGCCATCAAAGAGGCTAACATGTCGCTGGTGAGGGCCTTAGCACAACACGATCATCAGCTGTCGACAGTGACGAGCCAGTTAGATCAAACCTGGGTCTGGTTCTCCAAACTGAAGACACAGGCAAGTCAATTACAGACGGACGAATCGGTGATGCGCTACGATTTGAAGGAGAAACGAAAACTTCTCAACAGTTTAAAAGAACAATTGGAAGTGTCCAAACAGCAATGGGACCGTATTCGCAACCAGAATCACGCCAATCAAGAAGAATGGCAGTCCTTTCGAAACGAATTGGACGGTCGGAAAGTGACGGGCGCAACGGCGATTGCACAGAAGGAAGTAGAACCAGAACAAGTTGAGGTGGAAAGGGAACAACCAGCCTTTGTTCCTCCTATCGATTTAGTGTCGGACATTGTTCCTAATCAAGTAGTAACCGACGATGATGAATTGCCTGTACCGGAATCATCGACTTCAGCAGACGGAAGAGAAGAACGTTTGCAATTGATGGAGCAGCAATGTCGCTCTCTTTACGCCAAACTCGTCAATTCCACTAGCCGGAATGCTGCGTTGGTTAGCCGACTTGCAAATCTTCATCAGCATTATTCCATCAAAGAAGAACAACCGTCTTCTCCAACAATGTCTGCCCCGCCGGAGAGTTTGGTTGAAAAAGTGGTCGATCAA GGGGAAGATGCCGAACGAGTGATTCTGGAGAAAGATCGCCAATTGGCGGTCGTAACGGAAGAACTGAAAGCCATCAAATTCGACCAAACGACTCGTCAGttggaaaaagagaaagaaaatcag gcCTACCAGCAACAGGAGGAACAACTCAAATTGGCTCTCACTCAATTAGCAGATAATGGCCAGCTGATTGGATCGTTGCAGCTCCAGTTGAGCACATTGACAGGTCGCAATCAGGAAGAACGCCAGTCATTGGATGCTCAATTCCGGCAAATGGAACTCTCTTTGATGACTCGAAACGAAGAATGCGAAGGTTTAGTCAATGAAATCCGCTCC ACGGTTGCGGAAATGGATCAATTGAGGACATCGTACATAGAGTTGCAAGAGAAATTCAAATGCTGTCAAGAAGCTGAATCTCAAGCCAGGTCTGACAATCAATTGTTGCGGGAAGAATCGCTCATGTTGCGTGACAAAATCGTCCAACTCATCAA ggaaaaggatTGTCTGTGGCAGCGCAGTGACCGACTTTTGCATTTACAAAGGATTCAGGCGACAGACCAATGGGTAGCTGATGGATCTATTCGTGATTGTCAGAGCTGTCAGTCTCGTTTCACCATTTTTGTCCGCCGTCATCATTGTCGCTTGTGTGGTCGCATCTTTTGCCATTCTTGTTCTGATTATTGGCTGAAAATTGCTTCCAGCTCGCGACCCACGCGTACATGTCACGAATGTTTTGCTATCCATCGACAGTTTAGCCAACCGGGCGCCACTGCCCAGCTGAGCGAACTCCCACTGGCTGAGCCCCCGGAAGCTATAGATCTGAATACTCAACCAGTTGTCGTTCAACAGCCACAATCCGATGGTGGGACATTGGCGGAACCTTGCGCTGGATTCAGCGTCATCAGCGACGATGAGATTGTTCAATCCCTCAACGACTCGAGTCCTTACAGCAGCCCTAAGAATGGCCCTATTAA CAAAAACATCCGCACGGCAGCCGTACGCACTTTCACTTCGTTGGTTCATGATGTGGTAGATGAAACTGTCCCGTCTGAATCCTTCGTCAGCGCAGGAATGATTTATCGGATTCCGATCCAGGTCGAACGGCCTGCTTGCACTCTCCATTGGAAATTCAAAACCGATCCGAGG AGCATCGCGTTCGCTGTTGTGGGAGCTGAGGATGGCAATCAAGGCGATGACTCTTTAACGCGAGTGATCGTCGAAACAGCTCTGCATAAATCGGAAGAGGATTTTGTGTGCGGGCAGGCTGAATTGCCCCTCTCTGGACTTTATTACGTCTACTTTGACAACAGCTACTCCCGTTTCTCTGCCAACAAAGTCACCTTTCATCTGCGTTTGGCAGCTCCCAGCTCGCCCATTTGA
- the LOC116923639 gene encoding FYVE and coiled-coil domain-containing protein 1 isoform X5: protein MASRGQDNNEVFKASIEKNLSALFDCVKSLKTVFDDTQFPIDDDNVMLHRLGDRLEFLLHVGLRQSSGVFSRSRSPWHYINSCLSKLKTNHDGIHFVRGLSELKTPTGKLRSFLRFCLVHQCLADTLQQCTLCDDVTSEYYSANSLFSQQTWKSSFISSLYELNDIQYDLAPTGFDLDVGWPTFARKQFGSFNWSRQQRSSSRLSLSLLSASESQSVNSFHSELTSPLCTGPLNSTMTSSIGSSSPSPPPDPHEISRLISTIRQITEDKEELKIQLDSLCRQLGEERENGKKDREQMEVERRQYQEKTIELERRLELAHKQVSPQTLESLRQAEALGRKMLAARDGEVELLKAQLVSTEAKVDALKERQELQKVIVMGEVRKMANEMAATELQLKKWKKLALDWAQIEHMDDIKLDSIKELEGAEELGKKLKELLSAQQTAAKELDAIKEANMSLVRALAQHDHQLSTVTSQLDQTWVWFSKLKTQASQLQTDESVMRYDLKEKRKLLNSLKEQLEVSKQQWDRIRNQNHANQEEWQSFRNELDGRKVTGATAIAQKEVEPEQVEVEREQPAFVPPIDLVSDIVPNQVVTDDDELPVPESSTSADGREERLQLMEQQCRSLYAKLVNSTSRNAALVSRLANLHQHYSIKEEQPSSPTMSAPPESLVEKVVDQGEDAERVILEKDRQLAVVTEELKAIKFDQTTRQLEKEKENQAYQQQEEQLKLALTQLADNGQLIGSLQLQLSTLTGRNQEERQSLDAQFRQMELSLMTRNEECEGLVNEIRSTVAEMDQLRTSYIELQEKFKCCQEAESQARSDNQLLREESLMLRDKIVQLIKEKDCLWQRSDRLLHLQRIQATDQWVADGSIRDCQSCQSRFTIFVRRHHCRLCGRIFCHSCSDYWLKIASSSRPTRTCHECFAIHRQFSQPGATAQLSELPLAEPPEAIDLNTQPVVVQQPQSDGGTLAEPCAGFSVISDDEIVQSLNDSSPYSSPKNGPINKNIRTAAVRTFTSLVHDVVDETVPSESFVSAGMIYRIPIQVERPACTLHWKFKTDPRSIAFAVVGAEDGNQGDDSLTRVIVETALHKSEEDFVCGQAELPLSGLYYVYFDNSYSRFSANKVTFHLRLAAPSSPI, encoded by the exons aTGGCGAGCAGAGGTCAAGATAATAATGAAGTTTTTAAAGCTAGTATTGAGAAAAACCTCTCTGCTCTATTTG ATTGTGTAAAAAGTTTAAAGACCGTATTTGATGACACACAATTTCCAATTGATGATGACAATGTCATGCTTCATCGTCTTGGCGACAGGTTGGAATTTTTGCTTCATGTTGGACTAAGGC AAAGTTCTGGTGTGTTTAGTCGATCAAGAAGTCCTTGGCATTACATAAATTCGTGCCTTAGCAAGTTGAAAACCAATCACGATGGAATCCATTTCGTCAGAGGATTATCTGAG cttaaGACTCCTACAGGGAAACTTCGTTCTTTTCTCAGATTTTGCCTTGTACATCAATGCCTGGCAGACACTTTGCAGCAATGCACACTGTGTGATGATGTAACCAGTGAATATTACAGTgcaaattctttattttcacAACAAACTTGGAAATCAAGTTTTATCTCATCACTCTATGAACTCAACGACATTCAGTACGACCTAGCTCCGACCGGCTTCGATTTGGATGTCGGATGGCCTACTTTTGCTCG GAAGCAGTTTGGCAGCTTCAACTGGAGCAGACAACAACGATCCTCCTCGAGGCTCTCTCTCAGTCTACTCTCCGCCTCAGAATCTCAG AGCGTCAATAGCTTTCACAGTGAACTGACTTCGCCTTTGTGCACTGGCCCGTTAAACTCAACCATGACCAGTAGCATTGGCTCGAGTAGTCCGTCTCCGCCGCCGGATCCGCATGAAATCAGTCGGCTTATTTCTACCATACGCCAAATTACGGAGGATAAAGAggaattaaaaattcaattggATTCTCTTTGCAGACAGTTGGGCGAG gaaagagaaaatggaaaaaaggaCCGGGAACAGATGGAGGTGGAACGACGTCAGTACCAAGAAAAGACAATTGAATTGGAGCGACGCTTGGAACTAGCCCACAAGCAGGTGAGCCCACAAACACTTGAAAGTTTGCGACAGGCGGAAGCACTGGGCAGGAAGATGCTGGCCGCCCGAGATGGAGAGGTTGAATTGCTCAAGGCTCAGTTGGTTTCCACCGAGGCTAAAGTGGATGCGTTAAAAGAACGACAGGAATTGCAAAAGGTTATCGTTATGGGGGAGGTACGTAAGATGGCCAACGAAATGGCTGCGACGGAATTGCAACtcaagaaatggaaaaaattggCTCTTGACTGGGCCCAAATCGAGCATATGGATGATATTAAACTAGACTCTATTAAAGAATTGGAAGGAGCCGAAGAGCTGGGCAAAAAACTGAAGGAGCTGTTGAGCGCCCAGCAGACAGCCGCCAAAGAATTAGATGCCATCAAAGAGGCTAACATGTCGCTGGTGAGGGCCTTAGCACAACACGATCATCAGCTGTCGACAGTGACGAGCCAGTTAGATCAAACCTGGGTCTGGTTCTCCAAACTGAAGACACAGGCAAGTCAATTACAGACGGACGAATCGGTGATGCGCTACGATTTGAAGGAGAAACGAAAACTTCTCAACAGTTTAAAAGAACAATTGGAAGTGTCCAAACAGCAATGGGACCGTATTCGCAACCAGAATCACGCCAATCAAGAAGAATGGCAGTCCTTTCGAAACGAATTGGACGGTCGGAAAGTGACGGGCGCAACGGCGATTGCACAGAAGGAAGTAGAACCAGAACAAGTTGAGGTGGAAAGGGAACAACCAGCCTTTGTTCCTCCTATCGATTTAGTGTCGGACATTGTTCCTAATCAAGTAGTAACCGACGATGATGAATTGCCTGTACCGGAATCATCGACTTCAGCAGACGGAAGAGAAGAACGTTTGCAATTGATGGAGCAGCAATGTCGCTCTCTTTACGCCAAACTCGTCAATTCCACTAGCCGGAATGCTGCGTTGGTTAGCCGACTTGCAAATCTTCATCAGCATTATTCCATCAAAGAAGAACAACCGTCTTCTCCAACAATGTCTGCCCCGCCGGAGAGTTTGGTTGAAAAAGTGGTCGATCAA GGGGAAGATGCCGAACGAGTGATTCTGGAGAAAGATCGCCAATTGGCGGTCGTAACGGAAGAACTGAAAGCCATCAAATTCGACCAAACGACTCGTCAGttggaaaaagagaaagaaaatcag gcCTACCAGCAACAGGAGGAACAACTCAAATTGGCTCTCACTCAATTAGCAGATAATGGCCAGCTGATTGGATCGTTGCAGCTCCAGTTGAGCACATTGACAGGTCGCAATCAGGAAGAACGCCAGTCATTGGATGCTCAATTCCGGCAAATGGAACTCTCTTTGATGACTCGAAACGAAGAATGCGAAGGTTTAGTCAATGAAATCCGCTCC ACGGTTGCGGAAATGGATCAATTGAGGACATCGTACATAGAGTTGCAAGAGAAATTCAAATGCTGTCAAGAAGCTGAATCTCAAGCCAGGTCTGACAATCAATTGTTGCGGGAAGAATCGCTCATGTTGCGTGACAAAATCGTCCAACTCATCAA ggaaaaggatTGTCTGTGGCAGCGCAGTGACCGACTTTTGCATTTACAAAGGATTCAGGCGACAGACCAATGGGTAGCTGATGGATCTATTCGTGATTGTCAGAGCTGTCAGTCTCGTTTCACCATTTTTGTCCGCCGTCATCATTGTCGCTTGTGTGGTCGCATCTTTTGCCATTCTTGTTCTGATTATTGGCTGAAAATTGCTTCCAGCTCGCGACCCACGCGTACATGTCACGAATGTTTTGCTATCCATCGACAGTTTAGCCAACCGGGCGCCACTGCCCAGCTGAGCGAACTCCCACTGGCTGAGCCCCCGGAAGCTATAGATCTGAATACTCAACCAGTTGTCGTTCAACAGCCACAATCCGATGGTGGGACATTGGCGGAACCTTGCGCTGGATTCAGCGTCATCAGCGACGATGAGATTGTTCAATCCCTCAACGACTCGAGTCCTTACAGCAGCCCTAAGAATGGCCCTATTAA CAAAAACATCCGCACGGCAGCCGTACGCACTTTCACTTCGTTGGTTCATGATGTGGTAGATGAAACTGTCCCGTCTGAATCCTTCGTCAGCGCAGGAATGATTTATCGGATTCCGATCCAGGTCGAACGGCCTGCTTGCACTCTCCATTGGAAATTCAAAACCGATCCGAGG AGCATCGCGTTCGCTGTTGTGGGAGCTGAGGATGGCAATCAAGGCGATGACTCTTTAACGCGAGTGATCGTCGAAACAGCTCTGCATAAATCGGAAGAGGATTTTGTGTGCGGGCAGGCTGAATTGCCCCTCTCTGGACTTTATTACGTCTACTTTGACAACAGCTACTCCCGTTTCTCTGCCAACAAAGTCACCTTTCATCTGCGTTTGGCAGCTCCCAGCTCGCCCATTTGA